Proteins co-encoded in one Rattus rattus isolate New Zealand chromosome 5, Rrattus_CSIRO_v1, whole genome shotgun sequence genomic window:
- the Ubac1 gene encoding ubiquitin-associated domain-containing protein 1 isoform X3, with amino-acid sequence MFVQEEKIFAGKVLRLHICAADGSEWLEEATEDTSVEKLKESCLKHGAHGSLEDPKNVTHHKLIHAASERVLSDSKTILEENIQDQDVLLLIKKRAPSPIPKMADVSAEEKKKQEQKAPDKDAILRATANLPACSTDRTAVQTTMRDFQTELRKILVSLIEVAQKLLALNPDAVELFKKANAMLDEDEDERVDETALRQLTEMGFPESRASKALRLNHMSVPQAMEWLIEHSEDPAIDTPLPGHAAQAEASAAAATSSSSSEAAVGTSVEDEESWDELTEIFKKIRRKKEFRADARAVISLMEMGFDEKEVIDALRVNNNQQNAAVSPTLSLSRPLYLM; translated from the exons ATGTTCGTGCAGGAGGAGAAGATCTTTGCGGGCAAGGTGCTTCGGCTGCACATCTGCGCAGCCGACGGCTCCGAGTGGCTGGAGGAGGCGACCGAGGACACATCGGTGGAGAAGCTCAAGGAGAGTTGCCTCAAACAT GGTGCTCATGGGAGCCTAGAAGACCCCAAGAATGTGACTCACCATAAGTTAATACATGCTGCTTCAGAGAGGGTGCTGAGTGACAGCAAAACGATCTTGGAAGAAAACATCCAGGACCAAG ACGTCTTGTTATTGATAAAGAAGCGTGCTCCTTCCCCAATCCCTAAGATGGCTGATGTCTCAGCAGAAGAAAAG AAGAAACAAGAGCAAAAGGCTCCAGACAAAGACGCTATTCTTCGAGCAACGGCCAACCTGCCTGCCTGTAGCACGGACCGGACTGCTGTCCAGACCACCATGAGAGAT TTCCAGACAGAACTCCGGAAGATCCTTGTGTCTCTCATTGAGGTGGCACAGAAGCTGTTAGCACTGAATCCTGATGCAGTTGAATTGTTTAAGAAGGCAAATG CTATGCTGGATGAAGACGAGGATGAGCGAGTGGATGAGACTGCCTTGCGGCAGCTCACAGAGATGGGCTTTCCTGAGAGCAGAGCCTCAAAGGCCCTTCGGCTGAACCA CATGTCGGTGCCTCAGGCCATGGAGTGGCTGATTGAACATTCAGAAGATCCAGCTATTGACACACCTCTCCCAGGCCATGCCGCCCAAGCGGAGGCGAGTGCTGCAgctgccacctcctcctcctcctctgaagcTGCCGTGGGAACTAGTGTTGAAGATGAGGAGTCCTGGGATGAGCTCACAGAAATCTTCAAGAAGATACGCAGGAAAAAGGAATTCCGAGCCGATGCTCGG GCTGTCATTTCGCTGATGGAGATGGGCTTTGACGAGAAGGAAGTGATTGATGCCCTCCGAGTGAACAACAACCAGCAGAACGCAGCTGTGAGTCCCACTTTGAGCCTCTCACGTCCCCTGTACCTCATGTGA
- the Ubac1 gene encoding ubiquitin-associated domain-containing protein 1 isoform X2, with amino-acid sequence MFVQEEKIFAGKVLRLHICAADGSEWLEEATEDTSVEKLKESCLKHGAHGSLEDPKNVTHHKLIHAASERVLSDSKTILEENIQDQDVLLLIKKRAPSPIPKMADVSAEEKKKQEQKAPDKDAILRATANLPACSTDRTAVQTTMRDFQTELRKILVSLIEVAQKLLALNPDAVELFKKANAMLDEDEDERVDETALRQLTEMGFPESRASKALRLNHMSVPQAMEWLIEHSEDPAIDTPLPGHAAQAEASAAAATSSSSSEAAVGTSVEDEESWDELTEIFKKIRRKKEFRADARAVISLMEMGFDEKEVIDALRVNNNQQNAAHLKTCWRTHLTAPSG; translated from the exons ATGTTCGTGCAGGAGGAGAAGATCTTTGCGGGCAAGGTGCTTCGGCTGCACATCTGCGCAGCCGACGGCTCCGAGTGGCTGGAGGAGGCGACCGAGGACACATCGGTGGAGAAGCTCAAGGAGAGTTGCCTCAAACAT GGTGCTCATGGGAGCCTAGAAGACCCCAAGAATGTGACTCACCATAAGTTAATACATGCTGCTTCAGAGAGGGTGCTGAGTGACAGCAAAACGATCTTGGAAGAAAACATCCAGGACCAAG ACGTCTTGTTATTGATAAAGAAGCGTGCTCCTTCCCCAATCCCTAAGATGGCTGATGTCTCAGCAGAAGAAAAG AAGAAACAAGAGCAAAAGGCTCCAGACAAAGACGCTATTCTTCGAGCAACGGCCAACCTGCCTGCCTGTAGCACGGACCGGACTGCTGTCCAGACCACCATGAGAGAT TTCCAGACAGAACTCCGGAAGATCCTTGTGTCTCTCATTGAGGTGGCACAGAAGCTGTTAGCACTGAATCCTGATGCAGTTGAATTGTTTAAGAAGGCAAATG CTATGCTGGATGAAGACGAGGATGAGCGAGTGGATGAGACTGCCTTGCGGCAGCTCACAGAGATGGGCTTTCCTGAGAGCAGAGCCTCAAAGGCCCTTCGGCTGAACCA CATGTCGGTGCCTCAGGCCATGGAGTGGCTGATTGAACATTCAGAAGATCCAGCTATTGACACACCTCTCCCAGGCCATGCCGCCCAAGCGGAGGCGAGTGCTGCAgctgccacctcctcctcctcctctgaagcTGCCGTGGGAACTAGTGTTGAAGATGAGGAGTCCTGGGATGAGCTCACAGAAATCTTCAAGAAGATACGCAGGAAAAAGGAATTCCGAGCCGATGCTCGG GCTGTCATTTCGCTGATGGAGATGGGCTTTGACGAGAAGGAAGTGATTGATGCCCTCCGAGTGAACAACAACCAGCAGAACGCAGCT
- the Ubac1 gene encoding ubiquitin-associated domain-containing protein 1 isoform X1 produces MFVQEEKIFAGKVLRLHICAADGSEWLEEATEDTSVEKLKESCLKHGAHGSLEDPKNVTHHKLIHAASERVLSDSKTILEENIQDQDVLLLIKKRAPSPIPKMADVSAEEKKKQEQKAPDKDAILRATANLPACSTDRTAVQTTMRDFQTELRKILVSLIEVAQKLLALNPDAVELFKKANAMLDEDEDERVDETALRQLTEMGFPESRASKALRLNHMSVPQAMEWLIEHSEDPAIDTPLPGHAAQAEASAAAATSSSSSEAAVGTSVEDEESWDELTEIFKKIRRKKEFRADARAVISLMEMGFDEKEVIDALRVNNNQQNAACEWLLGDRKPSPEELDQGIDPNSPLFQAILDNPVVQLGLTNPKTLLAFEDMLENPLNSTQWMNDPETGPVMLQISRIFQTLNRT; encoded by the exons ATGTTCGTGCAGGAGGAGAAGATCTTTGCGGGCAAGGTGCTTCGGCTGCACATCTGCGCAGCCGACGGCTCCGAGTGGCTGGAGGAGGCGACCGAGGACACATCGGTGGAGAAGCTCAAGGAGAGTTGCCTCAAACAT GGTGCTCATGGGAGCCTAGAAGACCCCAAGAATGTGACTCACCATAAGTTAATACATGCTGCTTCAGAGAGGGTGCTGAGTGACAGCAAAACGATCTTGGAAGAAAACATCCAGGACCAAG ACGTCTTGTTATTGATAAAGAAGCGTGCTCCTTCCCCAATCCCTAAGATGGCTGATGTCTCAGCAGAAGAAAAG AAGAAACAAGAGCAAAAGGCTCCAGACAAAGACGCTATTCTTCGAGCAACGGCCAACCTGCCTGCCTGTAGCACGGACCGGACTGCTGTCCAGACCACCATGAGAGAT TTCCAGACAGAACTCCGGAAGATCCTTGTGTCTCTCATTGAGGTGGCACAGAAGCTGTTAGCACTGAATCCTGATGCAGTTGAATTGTTTAAGAAGGCAAATG CTATGCTGGATGAAGACGAGGATGAGCGAGTGGATGAGACTGCCTTGCGGCAGCTCACAGAGATGGGCTTTCCTGAGAGCAGAGCCTCAAAGGCCCTTCGGCTGAACCA CATGTCGGTGCCTCAGGCCATGGAGTGGCTGATTGAACATTCAGAAGATCCAGCTATTGACACACCTCTCCCAGGCCATGCCGCCCAAGCGGAGGCGAGTGCTGCAgctgccacctcctcctcctcctctgaagcTGCCGTGGGAACTAGTGTTGAAGATGAGGAGTCCTGGGATGAGCTCACAGAAATCTTCAAGAAGATACGCAGGAAAAAGGAATTCCGAGCCGATGCTCGG GCTGTCATTTCGCTGATGGAGATGGGCTTTGACGAGAAGGAAGTGATTGATGCCCTCCGAGTGAACAACAACCAGCAGAACGCAGCT TGTGAATGGCTGCTGGGGGACCGGAAGCCATCCCCTGAGGAGTTGGACCAGGGCATCGATCCCAATAGCCCTCTCTTTCAGGCCATCCTGGACAACCCAGTGGTGCAGCTGGGTTTGACAAACCCTAAGACATTGCTAG